Proteins from a single region of Macaca fascicularis isolate 582-1 chromosome 5, T2T-MFA8v1.1:
- the IL15 gene encoding interleukin-15, producing the protein MRISKPHLRSVSIQCYLCLLLNSHFLTEAGIHVFILGCFSAGLPKTEANWVNVISDLKKIEDLIQSMHIDATLYTESDVHPSCKVTAMKCFLLELQVISHESGDTDIHDTVENLIILANNILSSNGNITESGCKECEELEEKNIKEFLQSFVHIVQMFINTS; encoded by the exons ATGAGAATTtcg AAACCACATTTGAGAAGTGTTTCCATCCAGTGCTACTTGTGTTTACTTCTAAACAGTCATTTTCTAACTGAAGCTGGCATTCATGTCTTCATTTTGGG CTGTTTCAGTGCAGGGCTCCCTAAAACAGAAGCCAACTGGGTGAATGTAATAAgtgatttgaaaaaaattgaagatctTATTCAA TCTATGCATATTGATGCTACTTTATATACAGAAAGTGATGTTCAC cccAGTTGCAAGGTAACAGCAATGAAGTGCTTTCTCTTGGAGTTGCAAGTTATTTCACATGAGTCCGGAGATACAGATATTCATGATACAGTAGAAAATCTTATCATCCTAGCAAACAACATCTTGTCTTCTAATGGG AATATAACAGAATCTGGATGCAAAGAATGTGAGGaactagaggaaaaaaatattaaagaatttttGCAGAGTTTTGTACATATtgtccaaatgttcatcaacactTCTTGA
- the IL15 gene encoding interleukin-15 isoform X2, which translates to MVLGTIDLCSCFSAGLPKTEANWVNVISDLKKIEDLIQSMHIDATLYTESDVHPSCKVTAMKCFLLELQVISHESGDTDIHDTVENLIILANNILSSNGNITESGCKECEELEEKNIKEFLQSFVHIVQMFINTS; encoded by the exons ATGGTATTGGGAACCATAGATTTGTGCAG CTGTTTCAGTGCAGGGCTCCCTAAAACAGAAGCCAACTGGGTGAATGTAATAAgtgatttgaaaaaaattgaagatctTATTCAA TCTATGCATATTGATGCTACTTTATATACAGAAAGTGATGTTCAC cccAGTTGCAAGGTAACAGCAATGAAGTGCTTTCTCTTGGAGTTGCAAGTTATTTCACATGAGTCCGGAGATACAGATATTCATGATACAGTAGAAAATCTTATCATCCTAGCAAACAACATCTTGTCTTCTAATGGG AATATAACAGAATCTGGATGCAAAGAATGTGAGGaactagaggaaaaaaatattaaagaatttttGCAGAGTTTTGTACATATtgtccaaatgttcatcaacactTCTTGA